One window of Quercus robur chromosome 5, dhQueRobu3.1, whole genome shotgun sequence genomic DNA carries:
- the LOC126728285 gene encoding zingipain-2-like: protein MFFILETLISRAMSRPFSESLISERYEIWLAQYGRKHVNSEEQEKRFNIFKDNVEYIDKFNNEGNRTYKLGANKFADLTHEEFLASYNREKISTSPSFINVDSFDPNAVTDVPSTLDWRARGAVTPVKDQGWGCTQSGWAFSTAAGIEGLLHNVTGNLHEMSVQQLIDCSINKYSSGCNGGVSARAYNYVRDNRGITLEEYYPYQGTQGTCDQGKATKFQVFQISGCYGTQGRTEADLLMRVAAQPVSIDLDASSREFQLYASGVFTGPCGVRSTHVANLVGYGVADDGTKYWIMKNSWGIGWGEDGYMRILRDYVNNGLCGLAQEVVWPFVNSLH, encoded by the exons ATGTTTTTTATTCTAGAGACTTTGATATCTCGAGCCATGTCCAGACCTTTTTCAGAATCCCTGATTTCTGAGAGATATGAGATTTGGCTGGCTCAGTATGGACGAAAACATGTAAACAGTGAAGAGCAGGAAAAGCGTTTCAATATATTCAAGGACAATGTAGAATATATAGATAAATTCAATAATGAAGGGAATCGTACCTACAAGTTAGGTGCCAATAAATTTGCGGACTTAACTCATGAAGAATTTCTTGCCTCTTATAATAGAGAAAAGATTTCCACCTCTCCAAGTTTTATCAATGTTGACAGCTTCGATCCCAATGCCGTTACCGACGTTCCAAGCACTCTTGATTGGAGAGCGAGAGGAGCTGTTACCCCCGTAAAGGACCAAGGCTGGGGCTGTA CCCAATCCGGCTGGGCCTTTTCAACAGCCGCAGGAATAGAAGGGTTACTCCATAACGTAACTGGCAACTTGCACGAAATGTCTGTGCAGCAACTAATTGACtgttcaataaataaatatagttCTGGCTGCAATGGTGGTGTGTCGGCTCGTGCCTATAATTATGTACGAGATAATAGAGGAATAACTCTTGAAGAATATTACCCATATCAAGGGACGCAAGGAACTTGTGACCAGGGAAAGGCAACTAAGTTTCAAGTCTTCCAGATAAGTGGCTGCTATGGAACACAAGGAAGAACTGAGGCGGATTTACTTATGAGAGTGGCTGCCCAGCCAGTTTCAATTGACCTCGATGCTTCTAGTCGTGAATTTCAATTATATGCAAGTGGAGTTTTCACGGGACCGTGTGGGGTTCGGTCAACCCATGTCGCCAATCTAGTTGGCTATGGAGTGGCTGATGATGGTACCAAGTACTGGATCATGAAGAATTCATGGGGCATCGGTTGGGGTGAGGATGGCTATATGAGGATTCTTAGAGACTATGTGAATAATGGTCTTTGTGGCCTTGCTCAAGAAGTGGTTTGGCCATTTGTTAACTCACTCCATTGA